A window from Neobacillus sp. PS3-40 encodes these proteins:
- the rnc gene encoding ribonuclease III: MRKNSNDKEMNLNRAKENQFRDFQDFMGIKFNNEKLLIQAFTHSSYVNEHRRKPYEDNERLEFLGDAVLELTVSQFLFKKYPMMSEGELTKLRAAIVCEPSLVLFAEDLSFGKFILLGKGEELTGGRERPALLADVFEAFIGALYLDMGIEKVLEFLEKVIFPKINAGAFSHVMDFKSQLQELIQRDGTGVVEYRVLQEKGPAHNREFISLVSLNDVELGIGTGRSKKEAEQRAAQMALDKLKTETSL, translated from the coding sequence ATGCGCAAAAACAGTAATGATAAAGAAATGAATCTAAATCGCGCAAAAGAAAATCAATTCAGGGATTTTCAAGATTTTATGGGAATCAAATTTAATAATGAAAAGTTACTTATACAAGCTTTTACTCATTCATCTTATGTGAATGAGCATCGCAGAAAGCCTTATGAAGATAACGAGAGGCTTGAATTTTTAGGGGATGCAGTACTCGAGCTTACTGTTTCTCAATTCCTATTCAAAAAATATCCAATGATGAGTGAAGGAGAGCTTACAAAATTAAGAGCTGCAATTGTCTGTGAGCCATCCCTAGTTTTATTTGCTGAAGATTTATCCTTTGGCAAATTTATCCTGCTTGGTAAAGGGGAAGAATTGACTGGTGGGAGAGAACGCCCTGCGTTACTAGCAGATGTGTTTGAAGCTTTTATTGGGGCACTTTATTTAGATATGGGGATTGAAAAAGTACTCGAGTTTCTTGAAAAAGTAATTTTTCCTAAAATCAATGCAGGTGCTTTTTCTCATGTGATGGATTTTAAGAGCCAGCTGCAAGAATTGATTCAAAGAGATGGAACGGGTGTTGTTGAATATCGTGTTCTTCAAGAAAAAGGACCTGCCCATAACAGGGAATTCATTTCTCTTGTTTCTTTAAACGACGTGGAATTAGGGATAGGAACTGGAAGATCAAAAAAAGAAGCTGAGCAACGTGCTGCTCAAATGGCATTAGATAAATTAAAAACAGAAACATCCCTTTAA
- the smc gene encoding chromosome segregation protein SMC translates to MYLKRLEVVGFKSFAERIGVDFVQGVTAVVGPNGSGKSNITDAIRWVLGEQSAKSLRGSKMEDIIFAGSDSRKALNFAEVTLTLNNEDQGLSIDYNEVSVTRRVFRSGESDFLINKQPCRLKDIIDLFMDSGLGREAFSIISQGKVEEILNSKAEDRRTIFEEAAGVLKYKNRKKKAEVKLTETQDNLNRVHDILSELESQVEPLKIQASIAKDYLEKKDELENFEVSLTVFEIEDLHQKWEKLSELIEEHKKEEMKLSTELQKREAKIEETRDHMTALDESISDLQNVLLHASEELEKLEGRKEVLKERKKNASQNKGQLEESIQELTKKVAILIGQRDTQVESIKILSEQVKILQSELKAKQEKIQLFSGNIDDKIESLKSEYIELLNNQAAVKNERKYIEQQLEQQERKNIRLDEENVKFISGRKEAETKKVTILSTLEDIQKSLDQQVRTYRENQKKLEALKNTYQKQEKTLYQAYQFLQQAKSRKEMLEELEEDFSGFFQGVKEILKARGKKLNGIEGAVAELVQVPKEYETAIEIALGGALQHIVVDTDENARKAIQYLKQNSFGRATFLPLTVIKGRPLSSSQLFSIQNHPSFIGTAASLVGYEQKYAEILNNLLGNVVVSRDLKGANELAKILQYRCRLVTLGGDVVNPGGSMTGGAIKQKSSSLLSRKGELDDLKIKLSTMEEQTVKLEGQVKTLKEDISNLEKQLELVRNDGEELRLKEQTVKGDLREAEFEEKNHNERLSMYDLEKTQFEDEKKMLQGRQTELEKLMITYTEDIGSLDLLIAKLTEQKTHDLTSKEVLSTEINDLKVEFAAKNEQFIHAKERFALLKEDLEESEQKLTNHKEDLHLLTSEMTNSSSGEEQLEAAARTKQQDKDETIKFISSRRQERLQLQSALEDSELEAKEFRRRHKGLVEVLKDEEVKINRLDVELENRLTHLRENYLLSFDGAKQQYPLMIPIEEARKKVKLIKLAIDELGNVNLGAIEEYDRVSERYEFLLEQKNDLQEAKNTLFQVIDEMDTEMKKRFEQTFDGIRAHFEPVFCALFGGGRADLKLTDPKDILNTGVEIVAQPPGKKLQNLGLLSGGERALTAIALLFAILKVRPVPFCILDEVEAALDEANVFRFSQYLKKYSAETQFIVITHRKGTMEEADVLYGVTMQESGVSKLVSVRLQDTKELVES, encoded by the coding sequence ATGTATTTAAAACGATTGGAAGTCGTAGGTTTTAAATCTTTTGCTGAACGCATTGGAGTGGATTTTGTCCAAGGAGTAACCGCTGTGGTTGGCCCAAACGGAAGTGGTAAAAGCAATATTACAGATGCGATCCGCTGGGTTTTAGGGGAACAATCTGCCAAATCCCTTAGAGGCTCCAAAATGGAGGACATTATTTTTGCCGGTAGTGATTCGAGAAAGGCACTTAATTTTGCCGAAGTTACGTTGACACTCAATAACGAGGATCAAGGATTATCCATAGATTACAATGAAGTAAGTGTGACTAGAAGAGTGTTCCGCTCGGGGGAAAGCGACTTTTTAATCAACAAGCAACCATGCAGACTTAAGGACATTATCGATCTATTTATGGACTCTGGTCTTGGTAGAGAAGCATTTTCGATTATTAGCCAAGGAAAAGTCGAAGAAATTCTGAATAGCAAGGCTGAGGATCGAAGAACTATTTTTGAAGAGGCTGCTGGAGTATTGAAATACAAAAATCGCAAGAAAAAGGCCGAGGTTAAATTAACGGAGACACAGGATAATTTAAATCGGGTCCATGATATTTTGAGTGAACTTGAAAGTCAAGTAGAGCCTTTAAAAATTCAAGCTTCTATTGCAAAAGATTATTTAGAAAAAAAAGATGAACTTGAAAATTTTGAAGTATCTTTAACTGTTTTCGAAATTGAAGACCTTCATCAAAAGTGGGAAAAACTTTCTGAATTAATAGAGGAACACAAGAAGGAAGAAATGAAGCTTTCGACAGAGCTTCAAAAGCGAGAAGCAAAAATAGAAGAAACAAGAGATCATATGACGGCTTTGGATGAATCAATTAGTGATCTACAAAATGTGCTTCTCCATGCAAGCGAAGAACTCGAAAAGCTCGAAGGCAGAAAAGAAGTTTTGAAAGAACGTAAGAAAAATGCCTCTCAAAATAAAGGACAACTAGAAGAAAGCATCCAAGAATTGACCAAAAAGGTCGCAATTCTAATAGGTCAACGGGATACCCAAGTCGAATCTATAAAGATACTTTCAGAACAGGTCAAAATTTTGCAGTCCGAGTTAAAAGCAAAACAAGAAAAAATTCAATTATTCTCGGGAAATATTGATGATAAAATCGAATCCTTAAAAAGTGAATATATCGAGTTATTAAATAATCAGGCCGCTGTAAAAAATGAACGAAAATATATCGAACAACAACTTGAACAGCAGGAAAGAAAGAATATCCGGCTTGACGAGGAAAATGTTAAATTTATATCTGGCCGAAAAGAAGCCGAAACTAAAAAAGTTACGATTCTGTCGACACTAGAAGATATTCAAAAGAGTCTTGACCAACAAGTGCGTACTTATAGGGAAAATCAGAAGAAGCTTGAAGCCTTAAAAAATACTTACCAAAAGCAAGAGAAAACCTTATACCAAGCATACCAATTTCTTCAACAGGCGAAATCACGAAAAGAAATGTTGGAGGAACTTGAAGAAGACTTCTCAGGGTTCTTCCAAGGAGTAAAGGAAATTCTCAAGGCCCGCGGCAAGAAGTTGAACGGAATTGAAGGGGCTGTTGCAGAGCTTGTGCAGGTTCCAAAAGAATATGAAACAGCCATCGAGATAGCTCTTGGCGGGGCACTGCAACATATTGTCGTCGATACAGATGAGAATGCTCGAAAAGCAATCCAATATCTCAAACAAAATTCTTTTGGGCGGGCAACATTTTTGCCACTTACTGTTATAAAGGGGAGACCTCTATCCTCGTCGCAGCTGTTTTCGATTCAAAACCACCCATCTTTTATCGGCACTGCTGCTAGTCTAGTTGGGTATGAGCAAAAGTATGCAGAAATCTTAAATAATCTGCTTGGAAATGTAGTTGTTTCGAGAGACCTAAAAGGCGCTAATGAGTTGGCAAAAATACTTCAGTACCGCTGTCGCTTGGTCACTTTGGGCGGAGATGTCGTGAATCCTGGGGGATCGATGACTGGTGGAGCTATCAAGCAAAAGTCTTCATCTCTTTTAAGTCGCAAAGGGGAGCTTGATGATTTAAAAATAAAGCTTTCCACTATGGAAGAACAAACGGTTAAATTAGAAGGTCAAGTGAAGACGTTAAAAGAAGATATTTCTAATCTAGAAAAACAGCTTGAATTGGTTCGGAATGATGGAGAAGAATTAAGGCTTAAGGAACAGACTGTAAAAGGGGATCTACGAGAAGCGGAATTTGAGGAAAAAAATCATAATGAACGCCTATCAATGTATGACCTGGAAAAAACACAGTTTGAGGACGAGAAAAAAATGTTACAAGGAAGGCAAACAGAATTAGAGAAGTTAATGATTACTTATACGGAGGATATTGGCTCTCTTGATCTGCTGATTGCTAAACTTACTGAGCAAAAAACGCATGACTTAACTTCTAAGGAAGTACTTTCAACAGAAATTAATGATTTAAAAGTAGAATTTGCTGCAAAAAATGAACAATTTATACATGCAAAAGAACGTTTTGCCCTGCTTAAAGAAGATCTTGAGGAAAGTGAGCAAAAACTTACAAATCATAAAGAGGATCTACATCTGTTAACTTCTGAAATGACAAATAGTTCATCTGGTGAGGAACAGTTGGAAGCAGCAGCGCGCACAAAACAGCAAGATAAGGATGAAACAATTAAATTCATTTCATCGAGAAGGCAGGAAAGATTGCAGCTCCAATCAGCACTTGAAGATTCTGAACTTGAAGCAAAAGAATTCAGAAGGCGTCATAAAGGGTTGGTTGAGGTTCTAAAAGATGAGGAAGTAAAAATTAATCGGTTAGATGTTGAACTTGAAAACCGGCTCACCCATTTAAGGGAAAATTATTTATTATCATTTGATGGGGCTAAGCAACAATATCCTCTGATGATCCCAATCGAGGAAGCCCGAAAAAAGGTCAAGTTAATTAAATTGGCAATTGATGAGCTAGGAAATGTCAATCTTGGTGCGATTGAGGAATATGATCGCGTTTCTGAACGATATGAATTTTTGCTAGAGCAAAAGAACGACCTTCAGGAAGCAAAAAATACTCTCTTTCAAGTTATCGATGAGATGGATACTGAAATGAAAAAGCGCTTCGAACAAACCTTTGATGGGATCCGCGCCCATTTTGAACCTGTTTTCTGTGCTTTATTTGGCGGAGGAAGAGCAGATTTAAAATTAACAGATCCTAAAGATATATTAAATACAGGAGTCGAAATTGTTGCTCAGCCTCCTGGAAAGAAACTTCAAAATTTAGGGCTTTTATCAGGTGGAGAACGTGCATTGACAGCTATTGCTTTACTGTTTGCTATTCTAAAAGTGCGCCCAGTTCCTTTCTGTATCCTTGATGAAGTGGAAGCAGCTCTTGATGAAGCAAATGTCTTCCGATTCAGCCAATATTTAAAAAAATACAGTGCAGAAACACAGTTCATCGTTATCACGCACCGTAAAGGTACAATGGAGGAAGCCGATGTCCTATATGGTGTAACCATGCAGGAATCTGGTGTCTCTAAGCTTGTATCTGTTCGGTTACAAGATACCAAAGAGCTTGTTGAATCTTAA
- the ftsY gene encoding signal recognition particle-docking protein FtsY: MSFFKKLKEKITRQTDSVTEKFKEGLTKTRNNFSGKMNDLVARYRKIDEDFFEELEEILIQADVGFDTVMKLIDELKLEVKRRNIQDPQEVQAVISEKLIEIYNGGEEESTQLNIQEQGLTVILFVGVNGVGKTTTIGKLAHKFKTEGKSVLLAAGDTFRAGAIEQLEVWGDRVGVDVIKQSGGSDPAAVMFDALQAAKSRNVDILLCDTAGRLQNKVNLMKELEKVKRVIEREIPDAPHEVLLVLDATTGQNALIQAKTFKEATNVSGIVLSKLDGTAKGGIVLAIRNELKIPVKFVGLGEKMDDLQEFDAEKYVYGLFADQVETSE; this comes from the coding sequence ATGAGCTTTTTTAAGAAACTTAAAGAAAAAATCACAAGACAAACTGATTCCGTAACTGAAAAATTTAAGGAGGGTCTAACTAAAACCCGTAATAATTTTTCAGGTAAAATGAATGACCTTGTAGCAAGATACCGCAAAATTGATGAAGACTTTTTTGAAGAGTTGGAAGAAATTCTTATTCAAGCAGATGTGGGCTTTGATACGGTCATGAAATTAATTGATGAATTGAAACTCGAAGTAAAGCGCCGTAATATTCAAGATCCGCAAGAAGTACAGGCTGTGATTTCTGAAAAACTGATTGAGATTTACAATGGTGGCGAGGAAGAATCTACCCAATTGAATATCCAAGAACAAGGGCTAACGGTTATTTTATTTGTCGGTGTAAATGGCGTGGGTAAAACGACCACAATTGGCAAACTTGCCCATAAGTTTAAAACAGAAGGAAAGTCTGTTCTATTAGCAGCAGGAGATACGTTTCGTGCAGGTGCCATAGAACAGCTTGAGGTATGGGGCGATAGAGTTGGAGTGGATGTAATAAAACAATCTGGAGGCTCGGATCCTGCCGCAGTTATGTTTGATGCTCTTCAGGCTGCAAAATCCCGTAATGTGGATATTTTATTATGTGATACCGCGGGGCGTTTGCAAAATAAAGTAAACTTAATGAAAGAGCTTGAAAAGGTTAAACGTGTAATCGAACGGGAAATTCCGGATGCACCACATGAAGTGCTTTTGGTTCTTGATGCAACAACTGGTCAAAATGCACTCATACAGGCAAAAACGTTTAAAGAAGCAACAAATGTTAGTGGGATTGTTTTGTCAAAGCTAGATGGAACAGCTAAAGGTGGAATTGTTCTTGCCATTCGTAATGAATTGAAAATCCCTGTTAAATTTGTAGGACTTGGTGAAAAGATGGATGATTTACAGGAATTTGATGCAGAAAAATATGTGTACGGATTATTTGCTGACCAAGTGGAAACGTCAGAGTAG
- a CDS encoding putative DNA-binding protein codes for MLEKTTRMNYLYDFYQSLLTPKQQSYMSLYYLDDYSLGEIAEEYDVSRQAVYDNIKRTGAMLEEYEEKLLLFQKFQERSKLLTHVKELLKEETVSEQSLLEAVIELEKLD; via the coding sequence ATGCTTGAGAAGACAACGCGAATGAATTACCTCTATGATTTTTATCAGTCGTTGTTAACCCCAAAACAGCAAAGCTACATGTCTCTCTATTATTTAGATGATTACTCGCTCGGAGAAATTGCCGAGGAATATGATGTAAGTCGCCAGGCCGTTTATGATAATATCAAGCGTACTGGAGCAATGCTCGAGGAGTATGAAGAAAAGCTACTATTGTTTCAAAAATTTCAAGAGCGTTCCAAACTGTTAACACATGTTAAAGAATTGCTTAAAGAGGAAACCGTTTCAGAGCAGTCATTGTTAGAAGCAGTGATCGAGCTTGAAAAATTAGATTAG
- the ffh gene encoding signal recognition particle protein, translating into MAFEGLADRLQNTIQKIRGKGKVSEADVKEMMRDVRLALLEADVNFKVVKDFVKKVSERAVGQEVLKSLTPGQQIIKIVNEELTALMGGEQSKIAVASRPPTVIMMVGLQGAGKTTTTGKLSNLLRKKYNRQPLLVAADIYRPAAIKQLETLGKQLSLPVFSLGDKVSPVEIAKQAIVKAREEHHDYVLIDTAGRLHVDEVLMNELKDIKEITKPDEIFLVVDAMTGQDAVNVASSFNEILGLTGVILTKLDGDTRGGAALSIRAVTNTPIKFVGLGEKLDALEPFHPERMASRILGMGDVLTLIEKAQANVDEAKAKELEQKMRTATFTLDDFLDQLGQVRNLGPLDEILKMMPGANKMKGLNNLQVDEKQIGHVEAIIRSMTKAEKEHPEIMNSNRKRRIAKGSGRTVPEVNRLLKQFEDMKKMMKQMTGMQQKGKKKGGFKLPFKPF; encoded by the coding sequence ATGGCATTTGAAGGATTAGCCGACCGACTGCAGAATACGATTCAAAAGATCCGTGGAAAAGGTAAGGTTTCCGAAGCGGATGTTAAAGAAATGATGAGAGACGTTCGTCTTGCGCTTTTAGAGGCTGACGTAAACTTCAAAGTTGTTAAAGATTTTGTCAAAAAGGTTAGTGAACGTGCGGTAGGACAAGAGGTTCTGAAAAGTTTAACTCCTGGTCAGCAAATCATTAAAATTGTTAATGAAGAATTGACTGCACTAATGGGTGGAGAACAAAGTAAGATTGCTGTCGCCAGCCGCCCCCCGACCGTTATCATGATGGTTGGTTTACAAGGTGCCGGAAAAACAACTACAACCGGAAAACTATCCAATTTGCTTCGAAAGAAATATAATCGCCAGCCTTTGCTTGTTGCTGCTGATATTTACCGCCCTGCGGCTATTAAACAGTTAGAAACTCTTGGTAAGCAATTAAGTTTGCCTGTGTTCTCTCTTGGAGACAAGGTGAGTCCAGTTGAGATTGCGAAACAGGCAATCGTAAAAGCGAGGGAAGAGCATCATGATTATGTTCTTATCGATACAGCAGGCCGTTTGCATGTAGACGAAGTGTTAATGAACGAGCTGAAGGATATTAAAGAGATTACAAAACCGGATGAAATTTTCCTTGTTGTTGATGCAATGACAGGGCAAGATGCGGTAAATGTAGCCTCGAGCTTTAATGAGATTCTTGGCTTAACGGGTGTTATTTTAACAAAACTTGATGGTGATACTCGTGGTGGGGCAGCTTTATCCATAAGAGCTGTAACAAACACGCCAATTAAATTTGTTGGTTTAGGCGAAAAATTGGATGCACTAGAACCATTTCATCCTGAACGGATGGCCTCGAGAATTCTAGGTATGGGTGATGTGCTTACTCTTATCGAAAAAGCACAAGCGAATGTAGATGAAGCGAAAGCAAAAGAGCTAGAACAGAAAATGCGAACTGCAACGTTTACGCTTGATGATTTCCTTGACCAACTTGGACAGGTTCGCAATTTAGGACCGCTTGATGAGATTTTGAAAATGATGCCAGGGGCAAACAAAATGAAGGGTTTGAATAACCTTCAGGTTGATGAAAAGCAAATTGGTCATGTTGAAGCCATAATCAGGTCGATGACAAAGGCAGAAAAAGAACATCCTGAAATCATGAATTCAAACCGAAAAAGGCGAATTGCAAAAGGAAGCGGAAGGACTGTTCCTGAAGTAAACCGTTTGTTGAAACAATTCGAAGATATGAAAAAAATGATGAAACAAATGACTGGCATGCAGCAAAAGGGAAAGAAAAAAGGTGGATTCAAGCTACCTTTTAAACCGTTCTAA
- the rpsP gene encoding 30S ribosomal protein S16, whose amino-acid sequence MAVKIRLKRMGAKKTPFYRIVVADSRSPRDGRYIEIVGTYNPVTQPAKVEINEELVLKWMQDGAKPSDTVRNLFSSQGIMEKFHNAKLGK is encoded by the coding sequence ATGGCAGTAAAAATTCGTTTAAAACGTATGGGAGCTAAAAAAACTCCTTTCTATCGTATTGTAGTAGCAGATTCTCGTTCACCACGTGATGGACGTTACATTGAGATCGTTGGAACTTACAATCCAGTTACTCAACCAGCTAAAGTTGAAATCAACGAAGAGCTAGTTCTTAAGTGGATGCAAGATGGTGCAAAACCATCTGATACAGTTCGTAATTTATTCTCAAGCCAAGGCATCATGGAAAAATTCCATAATGCAAAACTTGGTAAGTAA
- a CDS encoding KH domain-containing protein, which produces MKQLIETIVKPLVDFPEDVHINVIEEDGRVTYQLSVNKTDMGKVIGKQGRVAKAIRTVVYAAGSSQQKKLFLEIGE; this is translated from the coding sequence ATGAAACAATTAATCGAGACGATTGTCAAACCCCTAGTTGATTTTCCGGAAGACGTTCATATAAATGTCATCGAAGAAGATGGGCGTGTAACCTATCAGCTTTCTGTCAACAAGACGGACATGGGAAAAGTTATTGGAAAGCAGGGGCGCGTTGCAAAAGCGATCAGAACTGTTGTTTATGCAGCAGGATCATCACAACAGAAAAAGCTTTTTTTAGAAATCGGTGAATAG